In Humulus lupulus chromosome 7, drHumLupu1.1, whole genome shotgun sequence, the following are encoded in one genomic region:
- the LOC133790412 gene encoding extensin-2-like, with the protein MRGSGQPRHWPRLVYAMAFCLTASSVIAENYYKPYVYASPPPPKHVSHPYLYESPPPPKHVEDPHPYYIKSPPPHKHVRHPPYSYNSPPPPSPPPPPPYVYNSPPPHSSSPPPPYVYKSPPPPSPSPPPPYIYKSPPPPSPSPPPPYIYKSPPPPSPSPPPPYVYNSPPPPSPSPPPPYVYKTPPPPPPSPSPPPPYVYKSPPPPSPSPPPPYVYKSPPPPSPSPPPPYIYKSPPPPSPSPPPPYAYKSPPPPSPSPPPPYIYKSPPPPSPSPPPPYVYKSPPPPSPSPPPPYIYNSPPPPYVRKSPPPPSPSPPPPYTYKSPPPPSPSPPPPYVYKSPPPPSPSPPPPYIYKSPPPPSPSPLPPYVYKSPPPPSPSPPPPYLYKSPPPPSLVPTPPYIYKSPPPPSPPPPPPYVYKSPPPPSPSPPPPYVYKSPPPPSPSPPPPYIYKSPPPPSPSPPPPYVYKSPPPPSPSPPPPYVYKSPPPPSPSPPPPYVYKSPPPPKHISHPPYEYSSPPPPPPKYYYKSPPPPSHKPYVYSSPPPPTYY; encoded by the coding sequence ATGAGAGGTTCAGGGCAGCCGAGGCATTGGCCTCGACTGGTTTATGCCATGGCATTTTGCCTCACAGCCTCTAGTGTGATTGCTGAAAATTACTATAAGCCTTATGTTTATGCTTCCCCGCCACCACCAAAGCATGTTAGCCATCCTTACCTTTACGAATCTCCACCGCCACCAAAACATGTTGAAGATCCTCATCCTTATTATATCAAATCGCCGCCACCACATAAGCATGTGAGGCACCCACCATACAGCTACAACTCTCCACCTCCACCCTCTCCGCCGCCTCCTCCTCCTTATGTCTACAATTCTCCACCTCCTCATTCTTCGTCACCACCGCCTCCATATGTTTACAAGTCTCCTCCACCTCCGTCTCCTTCACCTCCTCCACCTTACATTTACAAGTCCCCTCCACCTCCTTCTCCATCACCTCCACCTCCTTATATCTACAAATcaccaccacctccttctccatcTCCACCTCCCCCATATGTCTACAATTCTCCACCTCCACCatctccctctccaccaccaCCATATGTCTATAAGActccacctccacctccaccaTCACCTTCCCCACCACCTCCATATGTTTACAAGTCACCTCCACCACCATCACCGTCACCACCACCTCCATATGTTTACAAGTCTCCACCTCCACCATCtccatcaccaccaccaccatacatCTATAAGTCTCCACCTCCACCATCACCGTCCCCACCACCTCCATATGCTTACAAGTCCCCACCTCCACCTTCACCATCACCACCACCTCCATACATTTACAAGTCTCCACCTCCACCATCGCCCTCTCCACCACCCCCATATGTCTACAAATCCCCACCTCCACCATCTCCGTCACCCCCACCACCATACATCTATAATTCTCCACCTCCACCTTATGTTCGCAAGTCACCTCCACCACCTTCGCCATCACCACCACCTCCATACACTTACAAGTCTCCACCTCCTCCATCTCCCTCTCCACCACCCCCATATGTCTACAAATCCCCACCTCCACCATCtccatcaccaccaccaccatacatCTATAAATCTCCACCTCCACCATCACCATCCCCACTACCTCCTTATGTTTACAAGTCCCCACCTCCACCTTCACCATCCCCCCCACCTCCATACTTGTACAAGTCTCCCCCTCCACCTTCTCTGGTACCAACACCTCCTTACATTTATAAGTCCCCTCCTCCACCTTCTCCGCCGCCTCCACCACCTTATGTATACAAATCACCTCCCCCACCATCTCCATCTCCACCACCTCCTTACGTTTACAAATCTCCACCTCCACCGTCTCCATCACCTCCACCTCCTTATATTTATAAGTCTCCACCTCCACCATCTCCATCACCACCTCCTCCATATGTTTACAAGTCCCCGCCTCCACCATCACCTTCACCACCACCTCCATATGTTTACAAGTCTCCACCACCACCGTCCCCATCACCACCACCTCCTTATGTTTACAAGTCGCCTCCTCCTCCAAAGCATATAAGCCACCCACCTTATGAGTACAGTtctcctccacctcctcctcccaaATACTACTATAAATCACCACCACCGCCATCTCATAAGCCATACGTCTATAGTTCACCTCCACCTCCTACATACTATTGA